In the genome of Streptococcus oralis, one region contains:
- a CDS encoding ATP-binding protein, translating into MLTNQEIEDIVRELFYQETEGEYWDFKEKPYFYEGQSEKDKNKKKGDLLHDIICMANNMSNHDAYIIMGISDKPVEITGVKQFTKKWTQESYQDFLQNLSWAGDCVPSVELRSINNGNLEVLVVKKSTKVPFYLTQRYNKVKENQIYVRKGAKNTAIDSQGNIDDIEKLFKFRLGIIPFPKERVITYIDDTENWVKMKSSYESISWYYDPFPEFTIDLIDDPQNDELRTPVYALIHPNARSSWQILRLKYHQTILLEFTSHYIDEYRGFSVQPKYNFLKISNGFENIKLNSTYYYYLHDSIEIKLMYLLKELLKQDGDAWRRHLSLIPVFYSDDERKAIEVYIEENKANIIMKIEKESEKICLGYNYDGDEQTSKWDKDEIAVTKVVKNILDEYRKNKVYGKIK; encoded by the coding sequence ATGCTAACGAATCAAGAAATTGAAGATATTGTAAGAGAATTATTTTATCAAGAAACTGAAGGGGAATATTGGGATTTTAAAGAAAAACCATATTTCTATGAAGGTCAAAGCGAAAAGGATAAGAACAAGAAAAAGGGAGACCTTCTTCATGATATTATTTGTATGGCAAATAATATGAGTAATCATGATGCATACATTATAATGGGAATTAGTGATAAACCAGTAGAGATTACAGGTGTAAAACAATTTACTAAAAAATGGACTCAGGAAAGTTATCAAGATTTTTTACAAAATTTATCTTGGGCAGGAGATTGTGTGCCTTCTGTTGAGTTGAGAAGTATAAATAATGGTAATTTAGAAGTTCTTGTAGTTAAAAAGTCTACTAAGGTTCCCTTTTATTTGACTCAAAGGTATAATAAAGTGAAAGAAAATCAAATATATGTAAGAAAGGGAGCAAAAAATACTGCTATTGATAGTCAGGGTAATATAGATGACATTGAAAAACTTTTTAAGTTTAGATTGGGTATAATACCATTTCCGAAAGAGAGAGTTATCACATATATTGATGATACAGAGAATTGGGTGAAGATGAAGAGCTCTTATGAAAGTATTTCATGGTACTATGATCCTTTTCCAGAATTTACTATTGATTTAATTGATGATCCACAAAACGATGAATTAAGAACACCAGTTTATGCACTTATTCATCCTAACGCAAGAAGTTCTTGGCAAATTTTACGTCTAAAATACCATCAAACAATCTTATTAGAGTTTACCTCACATTATATTGATGAATATAGAGGTTTTTCTGTTCAACCAAAGTATAATTTTTTAAAAATTTCCAATGGGTTTGAAAATATAAAATTAAATTCTACTTATTACTACTATTTGCATGATTCTATCGAGATTAAGCTAATGTATTTGTTGAAGGAACTACTCAAGCAGGATGGTGATGCATGGAGACGACATTTAAGCTTAATTCCTGTTTTTTATAGTGATGATGAAAGAAAAGCTATTGAAGTATATATTGAAGAAAATAAAGCTAATATAATTATGAAAATAGAGAAAGAGAGTGAGAAGATCTGCTTAGGTTATAACTATGATGGTGATGAGCAAACTAGTAAATGGGATAAAGATGAAATAGCAGTAACCAAAGTTGTTAAAAATATTTTAGATGAGTATAGGAAAAATAAGGTATATGGAAAAATAAAGTAA
- a CDS encoding type II toxin-antitoxin system RelE/ParE family toxin: MHTIYFYKDKNGNEPVLDYMRELASQKSKDSRIKLNKLNDYIELLSQYGTRAGEPYIKHSEDEIWELRPLRDRILFVAWLDGSFVLLHHFAKKTQKTPRREIEKAKRELKNIKERGLSDEE, from the coding sequence GTGCACACGATTTACTTCTATAAGGACAAAAATGGAAATGAGCCAGTCTTGGATTATATGAGAGAATTGGCTAGTCAGAAAAGTAAGGATAGCCGCATCAAACTCAATAAACTAAATGACTATATCGAGTTGCTTAGTCAGTATGGGACTAGAGCAGGTGAACCCTATATCAAACATTCGGAAGATGAGATTTGGGAGCTTAGACCTCTTAGGGATAGGATATTATTTGTGGCTTGGCTTGATGGGAGTTTCGTTCTCTTACATCATTTTGCCAAAAAGACTCAGAAAACTCCTAGGAGAGAGATTGAAAAAGCCAAGCGTGAACTGAAGAACATAAAAGAAAGAGGGTTAAGTGATGAAGAATAG
- the metE gene encoding 5-methyltetrahydropteroyltriglutamate--homocysteine S-methyltransferase — MSTTIIGFPRLGEFRELKFTTEKYFRKEISEEELLAAAKELRAKHWNIVKEKGITEIPSNDFSHYDNFLDAAFLFNVVPASVQNLDLSELERYFALGRGYQGEKGDVRALPMKKWFNTNYHYIVPKFEKDTQVKLAGHKIFDEFQEAKELGLNTRPVLVGPFTFLQLSDFEEGVKAEDFVDSFVAAYQEVFAKLAELGATRIQLDEAALVKDLTAEEKALFLNLYNKLLADKKGLEVLLQTYFGDVRDVYADLVNLPVDAIGLDFVEGKKTLELVKGGFPADKTLYAGIVNGKNIWRNNYEKSLAVLEQIPAENIVLTSSCSLLHVPFTTANEEFEPAILNHFAFAVEKLEELRDLDAIRNGQGAEALAANKELFATERVGENAELRARIAGLTDADYTRLPAFAEREAIQEEAFKLPALPTTTIGSFPQTKEVRAKRLAYRKGELSQEEYDAFLAETIDEWIKWQEEVGFDVLVHGEFERNDMVEYFGQNLSGYLFSKNGWVQSYGMRGVKPPIIWGDVTRLNPITVKWSSYAQSRTDKPVKGMLTGPVTILNWSFPREDISIKDSTLQIALAIKDEVLDLEAAGVKIIQIDEAALREKLPLRRSDWYEDYLDWAIPAFRLVHSTVAPDTQIHTHMCYSEFTDIIPAIDNMDADVISFEASRSNLEILDELKAKNFQTEVGPGVYDIHSPRVPNEGEIDHTIDAILAKVPSKKVWINPDCGLKTRGIPETKESLIRLVEAAKAAREKL; from the coding sequence ATGTCAACTACGATCATCGGTTTCCCTCGTTTGGGTGAATTCCGCGAATTAAAATTTACAACTGAAAAATACTTTAGAAAAGAAATCTCAGAAGAAGAACTCTTGGCAGCGGCTAAAGAATTGCGCGCGAAACACTGGAACATTGTCAAAGAAAAAGGCATCACTGAAATTCCATCAAATGACTTTTCTCACTATGACAACTTCCTAGATGCAGCTTTCCTTTTCAACGTAGTACCTGCTTCAGTTCAAAACTTGGACTTGTCTGAGCTTGAGCGCTACTTTGCTTTGGGTCGTGGTTACCAAGGAGAAAAAGGGGATGTGCGTGCCCTTCCGATGAAGAAATGGTTCAACACCAACTACCACTACATCGTGCCTAAATTTGAAAAAGACACTCAAGTTAAACTTGCAGGTCACAAGATTTTCGATGAGTTCCAAGAAGCCAAAGAACTTGGTCTCAACACTCGTCCAGTCCTTGTAGGGCCATTCACTTTCCTTCAATTGTCAGACTTTGAAGAAGGCGTGAAAGCAGAAGACTTCGTAGATAGCTTTGTAGCTGCCTACCAAGAAGTCTTTGCTAAATTGGCTGAACTTGGTGCAACTCGTATCCAACTCGACGAAGCTGCTCTTGTCAAAGACTTGACAGCTGAAGAAAAAGCTCTCTTCTTGAACCTCTACAACAAGCTCTTGGCTGACAAAAAAGGTCTTGAAGTCTTGCTTCAAACTTACTTCGGTGATGTTCGTGATGTCTACGCTGACCTTGTGAACTTGCCAGTTGATGCCATTGGTCTTGACTTCGTTGAAGGTAAGAAAACTCTTGAACTCGTTAAAGGTGGCTTCCCAGCTGACAAGACTCTCTATGCAGGTATCGTCAATGGTAAAAACATCTGGCGTAACAACTACGAAAAGAGCTTGGCTGTTCTTGAGCAAATCCCAGCTGAAAACATCGTATTGACAAGTTCATGCTCACTTCTTCATGTGCCATTTACAACAGCTAACGAAGAATTTGAACCAGCTATCTTGAACCACTTTGCCTTTGCGGTTGAAAAATTGGAAGAACTTCGTGACTTGGATGCTATCCGCAATGGTCAAGGTGCAGAAGCTCTTGCAGCTAACAAAGAACTCTTTGCGACTGAGCGTGTGGGTGAAAATGCAGAACTTCGTGCGCGTATCGCTGGTTTGACAGATGCTGACTACACTCGTTTGCCAGCCTTTGCTGAACGTGAAGCTATCCAAGAAGAAGCCTTCAAACTTCCAGCACTTCCAACAACAACCATCGGTTCATTCCCTCAAACTAAGGAAGTTCGTGCCAAACGTTTGGCTTACCGTAAAGGTGAATTGTCACAAGAAGAATACGATGCTTTCCTTGCTGAAACCATCGACGAATGGATCAAATGGCAAGAAGAAGTTGGATTTGACGTGCTGGTACACGGTGAGTTCGAGCGTAACGACATGGTTGAGTACTTCGGTCAAAACTTGTCAGGATACCTCTTCTCTAAGAATGGTTGGGTACAATCATACGGTATGCGTGGGGTGAAACCACCAATCATCTGGGGTGATGTCACTCGTCTCAACCCAATCACTGTCAAATGGTCTAGCTATGCTCAAAGTCGTACAGACAAACCTGTTAAGGGTATGTTGACTGGACCTGTTACCATCCTCAACTGGTCATTCCCACGTGAAGACATCTCGATCAAGGATTCTACTCTTCAAATCGCTCTAGCCATCAAGGATGAAGTTCTTGACCTTGAAGCTGCAGGTGTGAAAATCATCCAAATCGACGAGGCTGCTCTTCGTGAGAAATTGCCACTCCGTCGTAGCGACTGGTACGAAGACTACCTTGACTGGGCAATCCCTGCCTTCCGCTTGGTACACTCTACAGTAGCGCCAGATACTCAAATCCACACTCACATGTGTTACTCAGAATTTACAGATATCATCCCAGCTATCGACAACATGGATGCAGATGTGATTTCCTTTGAAGCAAGCCGTTCAAACCTTGAAATCTTGGACGAACTCAAAGCGAAAAACTTCCAAACAGAAGTGGGACCTGGGGTTTACGATATCCACTCTCCTCGTGTGCCAAATGAAGGCGAAATCGACCACACGATTGATGCTATTCTTGCCAAAGTTCCAAGCAAGAAAGTTTGGATCAACCCTGACTGTGGTTTGAAAACACGCGGTATTCCAGAAACAAAAGAAAGCTTGATCCGCCTTGTCGAAGCAGCAAAAGCTGCGCGTGAGAAATTGTAA
- a CDS encoding TIGR02328 family protein, whose protein sequence is MRLWHEDLISQLPRPQLLGQHRECCALRGNGWGRKHATVDYVFTHSPYRLYAYHRLIMEEMANRGYNVSPEWLDKNYRGKTCPSYENLAEEKLKSPIYSEHDAAYYEECLANLREKGIELK, encoded by the coding sequence ATGAGACTTTGGCATGAGGATTTGATTTCACAACTTCCCCGTCCACAACTTTTAGGGCAACATCGAGAGTGCTGTGCCCTGCGTGGCAATGGCTGGGGCAGAAAGCATGCGACGGTAGACTATGTCTTTACCCACTCGCCCTATCGTCTCTATGCCTATCATCGCTTGATCATGGAGGAGATGGCTAACCGTGGCTATAATGTCAGTCCAGAGTGGCTGGACAAGAACTACCGTGGTAAGACCTGTCCTTCCTATGAAAACTTAGCAGAAGAAAAGCTGAAAAGTCCTATCTATAGCGAACATGATGCTGCCTACTATGAGGAGTGTCTGGCTAATCTTCGTGAGAAAGGGATTGAGCTGAAGTAA
- a CDS encoding helix-turn-helix domain-containing protein, translating to MKNSAIGSNWKDIRSELFTKEEILESDMRVAIMSELIEARHEQGISQKKLEELSGVSQPVIARMETGKTSPQLDTVLKVLASLGKTLAVVPLEQEKG from the coding sequence ATGAAGAATAGTGCTATTGGAAGTAATTGGAAAGATATCAGGTCTGAACTCTTTACCAAGGAGGAAATCCTTGAAAGTGATATGCGAGTGGCTATCATGAGCGAGCTGATTGAGGCTAGGCATGAGCAAGGTATCAGTCAGAAAAAACTAGAAGAACTCAGTGGAGTGAGCCAGCCTGTTATAGCTAGAATGGAAACAGGAAAGACTAGTCCTCAGTTGGATACGGTCTTAAAAGTCTTAGCCAGTTTGGGCAAGACACTGGCAGTTGTCCCCCTAGAACAGGAAAAAGGTTGA
- a CDS encoding YbgA family protein, which yields METNQKYQCQQLWARNKYLVLSHSSNIYNEIRQYLKNEQVELSQVQEMIDRACQIPEHRGQVCNAFQHIWGYFKKKATDAERKDYMLLLDRYRFAQASKEDLIAKTRDLLERYPNTYLQHSTLLKGDSHETLA from the coding sequence ATGGAAACTAACCAAAAATACCAATGCCAACAACTCTGGGCTAGAAATAAATACCTCGTTTTGAGCCATTCCAGCAATATTTACAATGAGATTCGCCAATACTTGAAGAATGAACAAGTGGAGCTGAGTCAGGTTCAAGAGATGATTGACCGTGCCTGTCAAATCCCAGAACACAGGGGTCAGGTTTGCAATGCCTTTCAGCATATTTGGGGCTATTTCAAAAAGAAAGCGACAGATGCCGAGCGTAAGGACTATATGCTCTTGCTGGATCGCTACCGCTTTGCTCAAGCTTCCAAGGAAGACTTGATCGCTAAAACTCGAGACTTGCTTGAACGCTATCCCAATACCTACTTGCAACATTCGACCTTACTGAAAGGAGACTCCCATGAGACTTTGGCATGA